The Setaria viridis chromosome 6, Setaria_viridis_v4.0, whole genome shotgun sequence genome includes the window AGAAAAGCGCCCGGTGGCAAGGAATCCGGCACGATGGAGTCCGTCGCGATGGAGTCGGGCGCCATCTGCAAGTCCGGCATGGAGTCCATCGTGATGGAGTTCAGCATGGTGGAGTCGGGCGCCATCTGCAACTCCGGCGTGATGGAGTCCGGCACCGCCTCCATCTGCGAGTCCGGCACCACCTCCATCTCCAAGTCCGGCGTGACGACCTCCTCCGGTTCCTGCGACTCCGGCGCGATGACCTCCAGCGACTCCGGCGCGATGACCTCCAGCGACTCCAGCGCGATCTCCTGCGACTCCTCCACAGCGAACGTCGGACTCTGCGGCGAGGCGCACCCGCGCCGCCAGACTCCACGGTGAgcaccaccagcgccgccgaACTCCATGGCCGAGCGTGAGACAGCACCTGCGCGATGGCGGCGCCCTAAAGCCTAAGCCACGGACGAGCGTGAGACAGCGAGTAAGCGATGGCGGCGTGCTGGGCGAGTCGAAGCGAGAGACGAGCGGTGTTTACTGCTTGACGCGAGAGACGGCGGCAGCTGAACGGGCTGGATGCGACTGGAAGCGAGGCAAGGAATAAATGACGTCTGGGAAACCGGGAGGCAAACGAAGCGGCGCATGCGCATGCAGGGGCAAATGCGTCAACAATCAGCCCCGTCGCCCAGAGCGACTTCCTTTGGCAAAAACGCTTCCACGCCCAGAACGACTTGTAAAagctatacggagggagtacgtgacAGCACATTTATTATTGGCGAAACTTCCATTGAGAACGATCTTAATTACCCACCCATCATGTGCataaatatatatgtatatatcaCTATACAACAACTGCAACTGTAAGCTAGTGGAGGGGCCTGAACTCGATGCCATGAAGGATGAGGCCGCGCTTGGGGTACCATCCCAACGCCTCGAAGctcgccaccacctcctgcggctccggctcgccgccggtggccgtGCTCGGCAGCCGCCCCATCTCCATCTCCCACcacccgtcctccctcctcctcggccgccgcacCTGCccgtcctcaccgccgccgccgccgcccctgaaCTTGCGCGCCTCGGCGTCGTCGGGCCGGAGGCACACGgcgtggcgcgccgccgcggccatgcTGCCGCCCAGGGACACCGACGTCTCCTGGTCCAGGAAGCTGAGCCCGCGGTGCTGCCCCTCCGGCGCGGTGTTGTAGATCAGGTACGCCGCGTAGGGCGTCGCCGGCGTCAGCGCCGCCGTCGGGAGCCGCCCGTAGATGTCCAGGCACGTGcactccaccagctccgccacctccccgaacctgccgccaccaccatggacAGATGGTTTATTAGTTATTTAATTCGTCTCCGGAGTAGAATCCAATCCAAATCGTGCCAAACGCAAAAAAGCTACGCTACGCAAGGCGCAGGCGCACGAACAAACAGTTCGTCCGCCGCACTTCGCTCTCGACGACGAGGAATTGCTTGGCCCTTTTGTACTCCAACAACAGTGACAGCCTGAAGAAAAATCAGCTGCCAAACATATGGGGCCACGGCAGAGTAGACTAGTGAGGGCAGTGGCCACACGCGGGCACGCCATGTAATTTCTACATAGTTTTTCTCCGCCGTGGTTGAAAAGCTTTCCGGTCGAGCAAGCTTTTCTAAAAGTCGCTAACTCAGCTAGAAAGTGGTTAAAATCACGAGCTCAATAATTGCGTTTTTTAAGAGAAATATCACCTAGGTAATTTAGAGGTGTAGGTAGAATTCTCATCGTCACGGATGGTATGATGCAGGGAAATTATATTTAAGCGTGAGAGatttaatcaaggattatgtaAGAATAAGAAGGATTAATTAGCAGCCGAACCTTGAGAGCGGGTGCGGGGTGAATCTCCAGCTGAACTCGCCGTCGTCCCACGGCAGGCTGAGCCTGCGGGCCGACAGCGCGTAGCACCTGGCGCCGGTGGCCCTGTCCAGCCACACCCGGcacccgccgtcgtcgtccccgacggcgacggcgctgaCGGCGTCGCAGAGGCCGAGGTAggcgtccttcttcttcttcctcttcttctcggcGCCCGGCAGCAGGAAGGAGCCGTCGTCGGTGGGGATGAAGCGCTGCCAGACGTGGTCCGagtccgcggcggcgcggaaggcCGGCGAGACGGCCGCGCAGCGGGAGGCGTCGCGCGGGGAGGTGAGCGCGATGGCCAGCGCCAGGCACTCCTCCGGCAGGTCGCACACCCGggtctcctgctcctgctgctgcctcccctccgccgccgccgccgccgctgccatcgcTCTTGGCTCCGACGCGCGCGTAACTACAAGGTCGACAGCGAAGCGTACTGGTGGCGTCTCGCCGTCTCTGCTGGTCCTGTGCTGTGTACTGCCGGCCCGGCATGGCATCCTAGACGGCTAGAGGTTTATGTATAGCGGCGGGCACATATGCGTGGTCCCATGGCGCGGGTCTGACCGGTGACAGCGACGGCCGGCGAGGTGGCCACCGCACTATTCGTCAAGCGGTCGGTTGTCTCATGCATAAATGACCGCGGGTGGCGCGGCGGAAGATTATTATCCCAACCcgaccccgccgcgccggcgactGTTCCTGCGCGTGCGGCCGCGTACGGTGTACGCCACTTGTACACGAAGTAGTAGGAGAGTATACACAGCAGTATTAGGGGGTATTTGATACACcctattaaagtttagcacctatcacatcgaatgtttgatgctaattaggagtattaaacataggctaattacaaaactaattgcacagatggagtctaattcgcgagacgaatctattagacctaattagtccatgatttgacaacgtggtgctacagtgaccattttgctaatgatggattaattagacttaatagattcgtctcgcgaattagcaaagagttctgcaattagttttatagttagctcatgtttaatcctcctaatttgcatccgaacattcgatgtgacactgctaaagtttagcacctcgagGTATAATTTAGTACGTGCATTAGTTATCAATTGCCCGATCGCTGCTCGATAGGCAACCCAACCAGACGGGTGGGTACCGACACGACAGGTGCATTAGTTATCAGCCTTCTTGCGTCGACGTGGGCAGCGTGTCGCCGCAGCAGGCACGGCCACAGGTCGACATCCATCTCAAGTAGGGTCCTTCGACGACGTGCAACAAGTTGAGCTGTGCCCCGGTCGGTCGGATTAGTCGCCACGTGTGACCAATCAAGTCAGCGCATGCAGCTGTTGTCTGGAATAAAGTCACGGTCTTGCTACAGGGTCTGCATAGGGTGTTTGATacccgtgctaaagttta containing:
- the LOC117860111 gene encoding uncharacterized protein encodes the protein MEFGGAGGAHRGVWRRGCASPQSPTFAVEESQEIALESLEVIAPESLEVIAPESQEPEEVVTPDLEMEVVPDSQMEAVPDSITPELQMAPDSTMLNSITMDSMPDLQMAPDSIATDSIVPDSLPPGAFLCGRCGLVHEDREAWNRAHSRFRPCHRCGLVHADYMSDAIAGRVEVDCDLFIEHYGWLLPRKDDAKASQE
- the LOC117860110 gene encoding LOW QUALITY PROTEIN: F-box protein PP2-B10 (The sequence of the model RefSeq protein was modified relative to this genomic sequence to represent the inferred CDS: inserted 2 bases in 1 codon), with the translated sequence MPGRQYTAQDQQRRRDATSTLRCRPCSYARVGAKSDGSGGGGGGGEAXQQEQETRVCDLPEECLALAIALTSPRDASRCAAVSPAFRAAADSDHVWQRFIPTDDGSFLLPGAEKKRKKKKDAYLGLCDAVSAVAVGDDDGGCRVWLDRATGARCYALSARRLSLPWDDGEFSWRFTPHPLSRFGEVAELVECTCLDIYGRLPTAALTPATPYAAYLIYNTAPEGQHRGLSFLDQETSVSLGGSMAAAARHAVCLRPDDAEARKFRGGGGGGEDGQVRRPRRREDGWWEMEMGRLPSTATGGEPEPQEVVASFEALGWYPKRGLILHGIEFRPLH